In Sphingomonas sp. SORGH_AS_0950, the following are encoded in one genomic region:
- a CDS encoding topology modulation protein translates to MPPGPVTRIMVMGPPGSGKSTLARQLGERLDLPVWHADALFHGPGWVARPREAFIADLAAIAAQPRWVIDGNYSHARHGPAIGERLARADRIILLDLPRRVTMPRVLRRVARYRGQVRPDSAPGCPERLDLAFLLYGWRWRRAVRPGILQVLEAVGERVIRYERAPTLERVLADLG, encoded by the coding sequence ATGCCCCCCGGCCCCGTCACCCGCATCATGGTGATGGGGCCGCCGGGTAGCGGCAAGTCGACGCTGGCCCGGCAATTGGGCGAACGCCTGGACCTGCCCGTCTGGCACGCCGATGCGCTGTTTCATGGTCCCGGCTGGGTCGCCCGGCCGAGGGAGGCGTTCATCGCCGATCTGGCGGCGATCGCCGCGCAGCCCCGATGGGTCATCGACGGCAATTATTCCCATGCCCGCCATGGGCCTGCGATTGGCGAACGGCTGGCACGGGCGGATCGGATCATCCTGCTCGATCTGCCGCGCCGCGTGACCATGCCGCGTGTCCTGCGGCGCGTGGCACGCTATCGAGGGCAGGTCCGGCCCGATAGCGCGCCCGGATGCCCCGAACGGCTGGATCTGGCGTTCCTGCTATATGGCTGGCGATGGCGACGCGCCGTGCGGCCGGGGATCTTGCAGGTGCTGGAAGCCGTCGGGGAACGGGTGATCCGCTATGAGCGGGCGCCGACGCTCGAGCGTGTGCTGGCCGATCTGGGGTGA
- the trpS gene encoding tryptophan--tRNA ligase: MRVVSGIKPTGNLHLGNYLGAVKQWVAMQDQIQAQGGETMYFIADLHGLTEWIAPEAMAANTIEMTATLIAAGIDPERSILFNQTRVPAHSELGWLLNNVARVGWLNRMTQFKDKAGKNREGASVGLYDYPVLMAADVLLYNATHVPVGEDQKQHLELARDIATKFNNDYGREVFTLPEPLISAAAPRIMSLRDGSAKMSKSNPSEMSLVKLIDSNDQIAEKFRKAKTDPDVLPETLEGLEGRPEARNLITIYAAMADRAPADVLAQFAGQGFGAFKPELADLAVATLGPIRERLTRLLDDRGEVGRILERGAEKARDLAAPMLLDVQRTMGLQI, from the coding sequence ATGCGCGTCGTTTCCGGCATCAAGCCCACGGGCAACCTTCATCTCGGCAATTATCTGGGCGCCGTGAAGCAGTGGGTGGCGATGCAGGACCAGATCCAGGCGCAGGGCGGCGAGACGATGTACTTCATCGCCGACCTGCACGGCCTGACCGAGTGGATCGCGCCCGAGGCGATGGCGGCCAACACGATCGAGATGACCGCGACCCTGATCGCGGCCGGGATCGATCCCGAACGCTCGATCCTGTTCAACCAGACCCGCGTACCCGCGCATAGCGAGCTGGGCTGGCTGCTCAACAATGTCGCGCGGGTCGGCTGGCTGAACCGCATGACCCAGTTCAAGGACAAGGCGGGCAAGAACCGCGAGGGGGCCAGCGTCGGCCTGTACGACTATCCGGTGCTGATGGCGGCCGACGTGCTGCTCTACAACGCCACCCATGTGCCGGTGGGCGAGGACCAGAAGCAGCATCTGGAGCTGGCCCGCGACATCGCGACCAAGTTCAACAACGACTATGGCCGCGAGGTCTTCACCCTGCCCGAACCGCTGATCAGCGCCGCCGCGCCGCGCATCATGTCCCTGCGCGACGGATCGGCCAAGATGTCCAAGTCCAACCCGTCGGAGATGTCGCTGGTCAAGCTGATCGACAGCAACGACCAGATCGCCGAGAAATTCCGCAAGGCCAAGACCGACCCGGACGTGCTGCCCGAGACGCTGGAGGGGCTGGAGGGCCGCCCCGAGGCGCGCAACCTGATCACCATCTATGCCGCGATGGCGGACCGCGCGCCCGCCGATGTGCTGGCGCAGTTTGCGGGCCAGGGCTTCGGCGCGTTCAAGCCCGAGCTGGCTGATCTGGCGGTCGCGACGCTGGGCCCGATCCGCGAGCGGCTGACCCGGTTGCTCGACGATCGCGGCGAGGTGGGCCGCATTCTGGAACGCGGCGCCGAGAAGGCGCGCGATCTGGCCGCGCCGATGCTGCTCGACGTGCAGCGGACCATGGGCCTGCAAATCTGA
- the murJ gene encoding murein biosynthesis integral membrane protein MurJ — MNLTKALGSVGGLTLASRVLGLVRDSLFFRFVGANFASDAFQIAFRLPNLFRALFAEGAFSAAFIPMFNRKVAEGDKAAEGSGLALGLAFAENALSVLLPVLIVMTAIVEVAAWPVTWLQTFGYGDGTAAQFDYIVLLNRLTFPYLLFISLVSLLGGILNSLHRFWVNAAAPILLNLTLIAALLLFHAHDPLPTARNQAIAVSAAGVLQFVWLWWACRRAGVRLRLKRPTINDDVKRLLKLILPAAAGAGAVQINLLISTGLAARFLPAGSVSYIYAADRLNQLPLGLIGIGLGTVLLPTISRLLGAGKEAEAMETQNRGMELALLLTLPATVALIVCGQPITAALFQHGKFTATNSLYTSQALAAFSIGLPSYILVKVLTPGFYARADTRTPVRFATQSMLVNLVLNLILIWPLKHMGPPLATAIASTVNVALLYRTLSKRGHFVADAQLRRRAWRMGVAALLMGAAMALLNTQFQPYVTGSNLERWGALLLLVATGMLVYAMATFATGAFRIADIKRLVRRNS, encoded by the coding sequence ATGAACCTGACCAAGGCGCTGGGCTCGGTCGGCGGGCTGACTCTGGCCAGCCGCGTGCTTGGTCTGGTTCGCGACTCGCTGTTCTTCCGCTTCGTGGGCGCGAACTTCGCCTCCGACGCGTTCCAGATCGCGTTTCGCCTGCCCAACCTCTTCCGCGCCCTCTTCGCCGAGGGCGCCTTTTCCGCCGCCTTCATCCCGATGTTCAACCGCAAGGTGGCGGAGGGGGACAAGGCGGCGGAAGGCTCCGGCCTGGCGCTGGGGCTGGCCTTTGCCGAAAATGCGCTGTCGGTGCTGTTGCCCGTCCTGATCGTGATGACCGCGATCGTCGAGGTCGCCGCCTGGCCCGTCACCTGGCTCCAGACCTTCGGCTATGGCGACGGGACGGCCGCGCAGTTCGATTATATCGTGCTGCTCAACCGGCTGACCTTTCCCTATCTGCTGTTCATCAGCCTGGTGTCGCTGCTGGGCGGCATCCTCAACTCGCTGCACCGTTTCTGGGTTAATGCGGCCGCCCCCATCCTGCTCAACCTGACGCTGATCGCGGCCCTTCTGCTGTTCCACGCGCATGATCCGCTGCCCACCGCGCGCAACCAGGCGATCGCGGTGTCGGCCGCGGGCGTCCTGCAATTCGTCTGGCTATGGTGGGCCTGCCGCCGCGCCGGGGTTAGGTTGCGGCTGAAGCGGCCGACGATCAATGACGACGTCAAGCGGCTGCTCAAGCTGATCCTGCCCGCCGCCGCCGGGGCGGGCGCGGTGCAGATCAACCTGCTGATCTCGACCGGGCTGGCGGCGCGGTTCCTGCCTGCGGGCTCGGTGTCCTATATCTACGCCGCCGACCGGCTGAACCAGTTACCGCTGGGGCTGATCGGCATCGGCCTGGGCACCGTCCTCCTGCCCACCATCTCGCGCCTGCTGGGCGCGGGCAAGGAGGCCGAGGCGATGGAGACGCAGAACCGAGGCATGGAGCTGGCGCTGCTGCTCACCCTGCCCGCCACGGTCGCGCTGATCGTCTGCGGCCAGCCGATCACCGCCGCGCTGTTCCAGCATGGCAAGTTCACCGCGACCAACAGCCTCTACACCTCGCAGGCGCTGGCCGCCTTCTCGATCGGGCTGCCCAGCTATATTCTGGTCAAGGTGCTGACGCCGGGCTTCTACGCCCGTGCCGATACCCGTACGCCGGTGCGCTTCGCCACCCAGTCGATGCTGGTCAATCTGGTGCTCAACCTGATCCTGATCTGGCCGCTCAAGCATATGGGCCCGCCGCTCGCCACCGCGATCGCCTCGACTGTGAACGTCGCGCTCCTCTACCGCACCCTGTCGAAGCGCGGGCATTTCGTCGCGGATGCGCAGCTGCGCCGCCGGGCGTGGCGGATGGGGGTCGCGGCGTTGCTGATGGGCGCGGCGATGGCGCTGCTCAACACGCAGTTCCAGCCCTATGTGACCGGCTCCAACCTCGAACGCTGGGGTGCGCTCCTCCTACTGGTCGCCACCGGCATGCTGGTCTATGCGATGGCCACCTTCGCGACCGGCGCTTTCCGGATCGCGGACATCAAGCGGCTCGTTCGCCGCAACAGTTGA
- the secB gene encoding protein-export chaperone SecB: protein MDEQGLPQGFEAPTAEGEDGGPAAGLISQYVKDLSFENPNAPGIYQAQAAPGIDVQFNISASQVGEEVHELVLKIEVRAESEGKTAFIVDLSYAGLFGFRNVPVDQIQPFMLGEAPRLLFPFARRVLADAVRDGGFPPLMLEPIDFAQLYVQQSEAQGTAQPNTPETGHA, encoded by the coding sequence ATGGACGAACAGGGTTTGCCGCAGGGCTTCGAAGCGCCGACCGCCGAGGGTGAGGATGGCGGCCCCGCCGCCGGTCTGATCTCGCAATATGTGAAGGACCTGTCGTTCGAGAACCCGAACGCGCCGGGCATCTACCAGGCGCAGGCCGCCCCCGGCATCGACGTGCAGTTCAACATCTCGGCGTCGCAGGTCGGCGAGGAAGTGCACGAACTGGTCCTGAAGATCGAGGTGCGCGCCGAGTCCGAGGGCAAGACCGCCTTCATCGTCGACCTCAGCTATGCCGGCCTGTTCGGTTTCCGCAACGTGCCGGTCGACCAGATCCAGCCCTTCATGCTGGGCGAAGCGCCCCGCCTGCTCTTCCCCTTCGCGCGCCGCGTGCTGGCCGATGCCGTCCGCGACGGCGGCTTCCCGCCGCTGATGCTGGAGCCGATCGACTTCGCGCAGCTCTATGTCCAGCAGTCCGAAGCGCAGGGCACGGCCCAGCCGAACACCCCGGAAACCGGCCACGCCTGA
- a CDS encoding Tim44/TimA family putative adaptor protein has translation MVALFLALRLYSVLGKRTGHEQQPLARSADDRALPVTLPRAPEPAQAAMPVMNRNIDPRAEQGLRAVIAGESGFDVAQFLNGAQAAYRMTLEAFWKGDEDVLADLVEADVLGAFAEAIEQRRAAGQTLDNRLIRIESAKIVDAQVQGRDARITVRFDADIAAITRDADGNVIAGSLSDAVETHDVWTFARTLKSGDPNWKLIDTDEA, from the coding sequence ATGGTCGCGCTCTTCCTCGCGCTGAGGCTGTACAGCGTGCTGGGCAAGCGCACCGGTCATGAACAGCAGCCGCTGGCGCGCAGCGCCGACGATCGGGCCTTGCCGGTCACGCTGCCCCGCGCGCCCGAACCGGCGCAGGCGGCGATGCCGGTGATGAACCGCAACATCGATCCGCGCGCCGAACAGGGCCTGCGCGCGGTGATCGCGGGCGAGTCCGGTTTCGACGTGGCGCAGTTCCTGAACGGCGCGCAGGCGGCCTATCGCATGACGCTGGAAGCCTTTTGGAAGGGCGACGAGGATGTGCTGGCCGATCTGGTCGAGGCCGATGTGCTGGGCGCCTTTGCCGAGGCGATCGAACAGCGGCGCGCGGCGGGCCAGACGCTCGACAACCGCCTGATCCGTATCGAGAGCGCCAAGATCGTCGACGCGCAGGTGCAGGGCCGCGATGCGCGCATCACCGTCCGCTTCGATGCCGATATCGCCGCGATCACGCGCGATGCCGATGGCAACGTCATTGCCGGTTCGCTGAGCGACGCGGTCGAGACGCACGACGTGTGGACCTTTGCCCGGACGCTCAAGAGCGGCGATCCGAACTGGAAGCTCATCGACACCGACGAAGCCTGA
- a CDS encoding MltA domain-containing protein, which produces MGDRKAVRGLRLAATVALSLSLAACAGRIVPPGAAGEVPSRGHGVRPEPARPRAGGAAVQPGGPSVSRVPNGPARIVGATPLPATPVVPVAGALNAAQSGILAGPPVASLPITEPQAEAARAAFALSCPGLMRRTDASGLTQGADWQPACQAAASVPPGQARDFFARYFEAVQVGDGRSLATGYYEPEIAGSRDRRAGYDVPIYARPRDLIDVDLGAFSTDLKGKKVRGKVQGSNLVPYDDRTAIEQGSLAGRAPILAWGADPVEVFFLQIQGSGRLRQPDGSVMRIGYDSQNGRDYTGIGALMKARGLLGPGQTSMQGIVAWLHEHPEEGRAIMRENKSFVFFRELNGAPQGAMGYAVTGQVSAAADPKFVPLGAPVFLSMDRQDVTGLWVVQDTGGAIKGSNRFDTFWGAGDTARSVAGGMSARGTAFLLLPVGTLARAGLASASGTPGAPPQR; this is translated from the coding sequence ATGGGGGACAGGAAAGCGGTGAGGGGGCTGAGGCTCGCGGCGACGGTCGCGCTATCGTTGAGCTTGGCGGCCTGTGCCGGACGGATCGTGCCGCCGGGCGCGGCGGGTGAGGTGCCGTCGCGCGGACATGGGGTTCGGCCGGAGCCCGCCCGGCCCCGTGCCGGTGGCGCGGCGGTTCAGCCGGGCGGTCCCAGCGTGTCGCGCGTGCCCAATGGTCCGGCCCGGATCGTGGGAGCGACGCCGCTGCCCGCCACCCCGGTCGTGCCCGTTGCGGGCGCGCTGAACGCGGCGCAATCGGGTATCCTGGCCGGGCCGCCCGTCGCCTCGCTTCCCATCACCGAGCCGCAGGCGGAGGCCGCGCGCGCCGCCTTCGCGCTATCCTGCCCCGGCCTGATGCGGCGTACCGATGCCAGCGGCCTGACGCAGGGCGCCGACTGGCAACCCGCCTGCCAGGCCGCCGCCAGCGTACCGCCCGGGCAGGCCCGCGACTTCTTCGCGCGCTATTTCGAGGCGGTGCAGGTCGGCGACGGCCGCTCGCTCGCCACCGGCTATTACGAGCCCGAAATCGCCGGATCGCGCGACCGGCGCGCAGGCTATGACGTGCCGATCTATGCCCGGCCGCGCGACCTGATCGATGTCGATCTGGGCGCCTTCTCGACTGATCTGAAGGGCAAGAAGGTGCGCGGCAAGGTGCAGGGCAGCAACCTTGTCCCCTATGACGACCGCACCGCGATCGAGCAGGGATCGCTGGCGGGGCGTGCGCCGATCCTGGCCTGGGGTGCCGATCCGGTCGAGGTGTTCTTCCTCCAGATCCAGGGATCGGGGCGGCTGCGCCAGCCCGACGGGTCGGTCATGCGGATCGGCTATGACAGCCAGAATGGCCGCGACTATACCGGCATCGGCGCGCTGATGAAGGCGCGCGGGCTGCTGGGGCCGGGGCAGACTTCGATGCAGGGCATCGTCGCGTGGCTGCACGAGCATCCCGAGGAAGGCCGCGCGATCATGCGCGAGAATAAGAGCTTCGTCTTCTTCCGCGAGCTGAACGGCGCACCCCAGGGGGCGATGGGCTATGCGGTGACCGGGCAGGTCAGCGCCGCCGCCGATCCAAAATTCGTGCCGCTGGGCGCGCCGGTCTTCCTGTCGATGGACCGGCAGGACGTGACCGGCCTGTGGGTCGTGCAGGACACCGGAGGTGCGATCAAGGGCTCCAACCGCTTCGACACCTTTTGGGGCGCGGGCGACACGGCGCGCAGCGTCGCGGGCGGCATGTCGGCGCGCGGCACCGCGTTCCTGCTGCTGCCGGTGGGCACGCTGGCACGGGCAGGTTTGGCGAGCGCGAGCGGAACGCCCGGTGCGCCCCCTCAACGCTGA
- a CDS encoding Smr/MutS family protein: protein METVRPLRAAIVPARPAPPPPSMEAVFHETPGAPKVRVKGRVPPLRQPAPPPAAPKKGPGETLDGGWDKRLSRGSVMPDSSLDLHGHTLASAHALLDQGLGRAIARGDRVLLLVTGKPPRPESERPHARGAIRAAISDWLGASRHADAIAAIRGAHPRHGGLGALYIVFRRPRER from the coding sequence ATGGAGACGGTGCGCCCTTTGCGCGCCGCCATCGTCCCCGCACGTCCTGCGCCGCCCCCGCCCAGCATGGAGGCGGTGTTCCACGAAACCCCCGGCGCGCCCAAGGTTCGTGTGAAGGGACGGGTACCGCCGCTGCGCCAGCCCGCGCCGCCGCCCGCCGCGCCAAAGAAGGGGCCGGGCGAGACGCTGGACGGCGGTTGGGACAAGCGGCTGTCGCGGGGCAGCGTGATGCCCGACAGCTCGCTCGACCTGCATGGCCATACGCTGGCCTCAGCGCATGCGCTGCTTGACCAGGGGCTGGGCCGGGCGATCGCGCGGGGGGACCGGGTGCTGTTGCTCGTCACCGGCAAGCCGCCGCGCCCCGAAAGCGAACGGCCCCATGCGCGCGGTGCGATCCGTGCGGCGATCAGCGACTGGCTGGGGGCGTCGCGCCATGCCGATGCGATCGCGGCGATCCGGGGCGCCCATCCGCGCCATGGCGGGCTGGGCGCGCTCTATATTGTGTTCAGGCGCCCGCGCGAGCGATGA
- the dapE gene encoding succinyl-diaminopimelate desuccinylase, translating to MTEVLDLAQALIRADSVTPAMGSVFDVLEAALTPLGFAVDRFVAGEAPDGPVENLLATRGGSGTHLAFAGHVDVVPAGDGWQGSPFSGDVRDGLLFGRGAVDMKGAVAAFVAAVAACPATIPLSLIITGDEEGPAIYGTRALIDRMAARGIAPDLCLVGEPTSTQRLGDMMKIGRRGSVNIWITVPGRQGHVAYPHLADNPITPLVAMLAEIEGITLDTGNAWFQPSNIEITDLHVGNPATNVIPGSAQARLSIRFNDEQSGDALVERITAIAQSHAPAAQVTGRISGEAFLTQPGAFSAMIAEAIRAETGIEPELSTTGGTSDARFLSKLCPTVEFGLLNATMHKVDEAVAVDDLRALTRIYAGVIARAGA from the coding sequence ATGACCGAAGTTCTCGACCTCGCCCAGGCGCTGATCCGCGCCGACAGCGTCACGCCCGCGATGGGAAGCGTGTTCGACGTGCTGGAAGCGGCGCTGACCCCGCTCGGCTTTGCGGTGGATCGCTTCGTGGCGGGCGAGGCCCCCGACGGTCCGGTCGAGAATCTGCTGGCGACGCGCGGCGGCAGCGGCACCCATCTGGCGTTTGCGGGCCATGTCGATGTCGTGCCCGCGGGCGATGGCTGGCAGGGCTCGCCCTTTTCGGGGGACGTGCGCGACGGTCTGTTGTTCGGGCGCGGCGCGGTCGACATGAAGGGCGCGGTCGCCGCCTTCGTTGCGGCGGTCGCCGCCTGCCCCGCGACCATCCCCCTATCGCTGATCATCACCGGCGACGAGGAAGGCCCCGCCATCTACGGCACCCGCGCGCTGATCGACCGGATGGCGGCGCGCGGGATCGCACCCGATCTGTGCCTGGTCGGCGAGCCGACCTCGACCCAGCGGCTGGGCGACATGATGAAGATCGGACGGCGCGGCTCGGTCAATATCTGGATCACCGTGCCCGGCCGGCAGGGCCATGTCGCCTATCCCCATCTGGCCGACAATCCGATCACTCCGCTGGTCGCGATGCTGGCGGAGATCGAGGGGATCACGCTCGACACCGGCAATGCCTGGTTCCAGCCGTCGAATATCGAGATCACCGACCTGCATGTCGGCAATCCGGCGACCAACGTCATTCCCGGCTCGGCCCAGGCGCGGCTGTCGATCCGCTTCAACGACGAACAGAGCGGCGACGCGCTGGTCGAGCGGATCACCGCGATCGCGCAGAGCCACGCCCCCGCCGCGCAGGTGACGGGCCGCATCTCGGGCGAGGCCTTCCTGACCCAGCCCGGCGCCTTCTCCGCGATGATCGCGGAGGCCATCCGTGCCGAAACCGGGATCGAGCCGGAGCTGTCGACCACCGGCGGCACCTCCGACGCGCGCTTCCTGTCGAAGCTGTGCCCGACGGTCGAGTTCGGCCTGCTGAACGCCACGATGCACAAGGTCGACGAAGCGGTGGCGGTCGACGACCTGCGCGCGCTGACCCGAATCTATGCCGGTGTCATCGCTCGCGCGGGCGCCTGA
- a CDS encoding glutathione S-transferase encodes MKLIIGNKAYSSWSLRGWLACRQSGIAFEEVVVPLYDEDWDRRREGAEFAPSSGKVPILWDGEAVVWDSLAIIDYLADKVGRDRFWPQDDAARAMARSMAAEMHSSFVALRRKHSMNIRQVYAAQTPDEDVIVDLKRIMELWAQARARFGGGGDFLFGAFGAVDIMFAPVVTRIVTYQLPVARFAVPYMDAVLRHPFMQDWIAAAQEEEWVIERFEQPVA; translated from the coding sequence ATGAAGCTGATCATCGGTAACAAGGCCTATTCCTCCTGGTCGCTGCGCGGCTGGCTCGCCTGTCGGCAGTCGGGCATCGCGTTCGAGGAAGTGGTCGTGCCGCTCTATGACGAGGATTGGGACCGCCGCCGCGAGGGTGCCGAGTTCGCCCCCTCCTCGGGCAAGGTGCCGATCCTGTGGGACGGCGAGGCGGTCGTGTGGGACAGCCTGGCGATCATCGACTATCTGGCCGACAAGGTGGGCCGCGACCGTTTCTGGCCCCAGGACGATGCCGCGCGCGCCATGGCGCGGTCGATGGCGGCCGAGATGCATTCCAGCTTCGTCGCGCTGCGCCGCAAGCACAGCATGAACATCCGCCAGGTCTATGCAGCGCAAACGCCAGACGAGGACGTCATCGTCGATCTGAAGCGCATCATGGAACTATGGGCCCAGGCACGCGCGCGCTTCGGCGGCGGGGGCGACTTCCTGTTCGGGGCGTTCGGCGCGGTCGACATCATGTTCGCGCCGGTCGTCACCCGCATCGTGACCTATCAGCTGCCCGTCGCGCGCTTCGCCGTGCCCTATATGGACGCGGTGCTGCGCCATCCCTTCATGCAGGACTGGATCGCCGCCGCGCAGGAAGAGGAATGGGTGATCGAGCGGTTCGAGCAGCCCGTGGCGTGA